The following are from one region of the Streptomyces changanensis genome:
- the pdhA gene encoding pyruvate dehydrogenase (acetyl-transferring) E1 component subunit alpha, producing the protein MTVEGTAARKPRRSSGTSTGGTGTGVKRAARARKPQSSHSEPPLVQLLTPEGERVQHPEYDVDLGPEELRGLYRDMVMTRRFDGEATALQRQGELGLWASLLGQEAAQIGSGRALRDDDYVFPTYREHGVAWCRGVDPTNLLGMFRGVNHGGWDPNSNNFHLYTIVIGSQTLHATGYAMGVAKDGADSAVIAYFGDGASSQGDVAEAFTFSAVYNAPVVFFCQNNQWAISEPTEKQTRVPLYQRAQGFGFPGVRVDGNDVLACLAVTRSALERARRGEGPTLVEAFTYRMGAHTTSDDPTRYRHDDERVAWEAKDPILRLRRYLEAQGHADAAWFDGLEAESEALGRRVREAVRAMPDPDDMSIFENVYADGHALVDEERAQFAAYQASFADGEVK; encoded by the coding sequence GTGACCGTGGAAGGCACTGCCGCGCGCAAGCCGCGACGCAGCAGCGGCACCAGCACCGGTGGCACCGGCACCGGTGTCAAGCGCGCAGCGCGCGCGAGGAAGCCGCAGAGTTCGCACTCCGAGCCGCCGCTCGTACAGCTGCTGACGCCCGAGGGCGAGCGCGTCCAGCACCCCGAGTACGACGTCGACCTCGGTCCCGAGGAGCTGCGCGGGCTGTACCGGGACATGGTGATGACCCGCCGTTTCGACGGCGAGGCCACCGCTCTCCAGCGCCAGGGCGAGCTGGGCCTGTGGGCCTCGCTGCTCGGTCAGGAGGCCGCGCAGATCGGCTCCGGCCGGGCCCTGCGCGACGACGACTACGTCTTCCCGACCTACCGCGAGCACGGCGTCGCCTGGTGCCGCGGGGTCGACCCGACGAACCTGCTCGGGATGTTCCGTGGCGTGAACCACGGCGGCTGGGACCCGAACAGCAACAATTTCCACCTGTACACGATCGTGATCGGCTCGCAGACCCTGCACGCCACCGGCTACGCGATGGGCGTGGCCAAGGACGGCGCCGACTCCGCGGTCATCGCCTACTTCGGCGACGGCGCGTCCAGCCAGGGCGACGTCGCGGAGGCGTTCACCTTCTCGGCCGTGTACAACGCCCCGGTCGTGTTCTTCTGCCAGAACAACCAGTGGGCCATCAGCGAGCCCACCGAGAAGCAGACCCGCGTGCCGCTCTACCAGCGCGCGCAGGGCTTCGGCTTCCCCGGCGTCCGCGTCGACGGCAACGACGTCCTGGCCTGCCTGGCCGTGACCCGTTCGGCCCTGGAGCGGGCCCGCCGCGGCGAGGGCCCGACCCTCGTGGAGGCGTTCACGTACCGCATGGGCGCCCACACCACCTCGGACGACCCGACCCGCTACCGCCACGACGACGAGCGGGTCGCGTGGGAGGCGAAGGACCCGATCCTGCGCCTGCGCCGCTACCTGGAGGCCCAGGGCCACGCCGACGCGGCCTGGTTCGACGGGCTGGAGGCGGAGAGCGAGGCGCTCGGTAGGCGCGTCCGCGAGGCCGTGCGCGCCATGCCCGACCCGGACGACATGTCGATCTTCGAGAACGTCTACGCCGACGGGCACGCGCTCGTCGACGAGGAGCGCGCGCAGTTCGCCGCCTACCAGGCGTCGTTCGCGGATGGCGAGGTCAAGTGA
- a CDS encoding protein kinase domain-containing protein, translating to MAPGSEAGGGGVSDDGASGRGEAVEFGEGGLVGDGRYRLTHRLGRGGMAEVFAAEDVRLGRTVAVKLLRADLAEDPVSKARFTREAQSVAGLNHHAIVAVYDSGEDEVNGKAVPYIVMELVEGRTIRELLLSAEAPPPEQALIIVSGVLEALAYSHQHGIVHRDIKPANVIITHGGAVKVMDFGIARALHGASTTMTQTGMVMGTPQYLSPEQALGKAVDHRSDLYATGCLLYELLALRPPFVGETPLSVVYQHVQDVPVPPSEVSDVAPPPELDGLAMRALAKDPDDRFQSAEEMRGLIQYGLRMLQEQGGHTGTWSTGPVGAHDGGPTPLGGIAATAVMAAATGGPGGAATPGRPGHAAHPVHGDTPQGTLLPPRNPDDGGYAAGYGGHGRGGGGRGKVLLFVAFALIAIVAGVAYALKVGDPSGGGTGTKPSTSPKPSVTSSTTPSPSPSTSEEEQAPDTSTGGGGEWENQPSWKPRPPSYSQDPSPSTGGTGGSTTGSTDGGTTEGETDQGTTEGNTTEGSTDQGTTEGNTTEGSTDQGTTEGGGNTGSTDGGGGDTTGSTTAGQQGGTSTGSTATTGATTGG from the coding sequence ATGGCACCCGGATCCGAAGCAGGTGGCGGCGGAGTGTCGGACGACGGAGCGTCGGGGCGCGGTGAGGCCGTCGAGTTCGGCGAGGGCGGTCTGGTCGGCGACGGCCGCTACCGGCTGACCCACCGCCTCGGCCGCGGTGGCATGGCGGAGGTGTTCGCCGCGGAGGACGTGCGGCTCGGCCGCACGGTCGCGGTGAAGCTCCTCCGCGCCGACCTGGCGGAGGACCCGGTCTCCAAGGCCCGCTTCACGCGCGAGGCGCAGTCGGTCGCCGGCCTGAACCACCACGCGATCGTGGCGGTGTACGACTCCGGCGAGGACGAGGTCAACGGCAAGGCCGTGCCGTACATCGTCATGGAGCTGGTCGAGGGCCGCACCATCCGTGAGCTGCTGCTCAGCGCGGAGGCCCCGCCGCCCGAGCAGGCCCTGATCATCGTGTCGGGCGTCCTGGAGGCGCTGGCGTACTCGCACCAGCACGGCATCGTCCACCGCGACATCAAGCCGGCGAACGTCATCATCACGCACGGCGGCGCCGTGAAGGTCATGGACTTCGGCATCGCCCGCGCCCTGCACGGCGCGTCGACGACGATGACGCAGACCGGCATGGTCATGGGCACCCCCCAGTACCTGTCGCCGGAGCAGGCCCTCGGCAAGGCCGTCGACCACCGCTCGGACCTGTACGCCACGGGCTGCCTGCTGTACGAGCTGCTCGCGCTGCGCCCGCCGTTCGTCGGCGAGACGCCGCTGTCGGTGGTGTACCAGCACGTCCAGGACGTGCCGGTGCCGCCGTCCGAGGTCTCCGACGTGGCGCCGCCGCCGGAGCTGGACGGGCTGGCGATGCGGGCGCTCGCGAAGGACCCGGACGACCGGTTCCAGAGCGCCGAGGAGATGCGCGGCCTGATCCAGTACGGGCTGCGCATGCTCCAGGAGCAGGGCGGCCACACCGGTACGTGGAGCACCGGCCCGGTCGGCGCGCACGACGGCGGTCCGACGCCGCTCGGCGGCATCGCGGCGACCGCGGTGATGGCCGCGGCGACGGGCGGCCCCGGGGGCGCGGCGACACCGGGGCGGCCCGGCCACGCGGCCCACCCCGTGCACGGGGACACCCCGCAGGGCACGCTCCTGCCGCCGCGCAACCCCGACGACGGCGGCTACGCGGCCGGGTACGGCGGGCACGGCCGCGGGGGTGGCGGGCGCGGCAAGGTGCTGCTGTTCGTCGCGTTCGCACTGATCGCGATCGTGGCGGGCGTCGCGTACGCGCTCAAGGTCGGCGACCCGTCCGGCGGCGGCACCGGTACGAAGCCGAGCACCTCGCCGAAGCCGTCGGTCACCAGCAGCACGACACCCTCGCCGTCCCCGTCGACGTCGGAGGAGGAGCAGGCGCCCGACACGTCGACCGGAGGCGGCGGCGAGTGGGAGAACCAGCCGTCGTGGAAGCCGCGGCCCCCGTCGTACAGCCAGGATCCGTCGCCGTCCACGGGCGGTACGGGCGGCAGCACCACGGGCTCGACCGACGGCGGCACCACCGAGGGCGAGACCGACCAGGGCACCACCGAGGGCAACACCACGGAGGGGTCCACGGACCAGGGCACCACGGAGGGCAACACCACCGAGGGGTCGACGGACCAGGGCACCACCGAGGGCGGTGGCAACACCGGTTCGACCGACGGCGGCGGCGGCGACACCACGGGGAGCACGACCGCCGGCCAGCAGGGCGGCACGTCGACGGGGTCGACCGCGACCACGGGGGCCACGACCGGCGGTTGA
- a CDS encoding alpha-ketoacid dehydrogenase subunit beta: MAVQKLPLAKALNESLRKALETDPKVLVMGEDVGKLGGVFRVTDGLQKDFGEERVIDTPLAESGIVGTAIGLALRGYRPVVEIQFDGFVFPAYDQIVTQLAKMHARALGKVKLPVVVRIPYGGGIGAVEHHSESPEALFAHVAGLKVVSPSNSSDAYWMLQQAIQSDDPVIFFEPKRRYWDKGEVDTEAIPGELHRARVVREGTDLTLAAYGPMVKVCLEAAAAAAEEGRSLEVLDLRSVSPLDFDAVQASVERTRRLVVVHEAPVFFGSGAEIAARITERCFYHLEAPVLRVGGYHAPYPPARVEEEYLPGLDRVLDAVDRALAY; this comes from the coding sequence ATGGCGGTGCAGAAGCTTCCTCTCGCGAAGGCGCTCAACGAGTCGCTGCGCAAGGCCCTGGAGACCGACCCGAAGGTCCTCGTCATGGGCGAGGACGTCGGCAAGCTCGGCGGCGTGTTCCGCGTGACCGACGGGCTGCAGAAGGACTTCGGCGAGGAGCGGGTCATCGACACCCCGCTCGCCGAGTCCGGCATCGTCGGCACCGCGATTGGCCTGGCCCTGCGCGGCTACCGGCCCGTCGTGGAGATCCAGTTCGACGGTTTCGTCTTCCCCGCGTACGACCAGATCGTCACGCAGCTGGCGAAGATGCACGCGCGGGCCCTCGGCAAGGTCAAGCTGCCGGTCGTCGTGCGCATCCCGTACGGCGGCGGCATCGGCGCGGTCGAGCACCACAGCGAGTCGCCCGAGGCGCTCTTCGCGCACGTCGCGGGGTTGAAGGTGGTCTCGCCTTCGAACTCCTCGGACGCCTACTGGATGCTCCAGCAGGCCATCCAGAGCGACGACCCGGTGATCTTCTTCGAGCCGAAGCGGCGCTACTGGGACAAGGGCGAGGTCGACACGGAGGCCATCCCGGGCGAGCTGCACCGGGCGCGCGTCGTGCGCGAGGGCACGGACCTGACCCTCGCGGCGTACGGCCCGATGGTGAAGGTCTGCCTGGAGGCGGCCGCGGCCGCCGCCGAGGAGGGCCGCTCGCTGGAGGTCCTCGACCTGCGCTCGGTCTCCCCGCTCGACTTCGACGCCGTCCAGGCGTCGGTGGAGCGGACGCGGCGGCTCGTGGTCGTCCACGAGGCGCCGGTGTTCTTCGGTTCGGGCGCGGAGATCGCCGCCCGGATCACCGAGCGGTGCTTCTACCACCTGGAGGCCCCGGTGCTGCGCGTGGGCGGTTACCACGCGCCGTACCCGCCGGCCCGGGTGGAGGAGGAGTACCTGCCGGGTCTGGACCGGGTGCTCGACGCCGTCGACCGCGCGCTGGCGTACTGA
- a CDS encoding MFS transporter — MSSPASPHPAPPPAVPPADPPGGRRAVLVWGVGVCVYLVAVVFRTSLGVAGLDAADRFHVNASALSAFSILQLLVYAGMQIPVGLMVDRLGTRRVLTLGIVLFTAGQLGFALSPSYGMALAARALLGCGDAMTFIAVLRLGSRWFPARRGPLVVQVAGLFGVIGNLLSTIVLARVLEDWGWTATFAGSAGAGVVVLALVLAFLKDHPEGAAPAPVPHAGAAYVRHQIATAWREPGTRLGLWVHFTTQFPAMVFLLLWGMPFLVEAQGLSRGRAGELLTVVVLSNMVVSLVYGQLIARHHRARAPLALGTIAATAFVWAATVAHPGAHAPMWLLVTLCLVLGACGPASMIGFDFARPANPPERQGTASGIVNIGGFTASMTTLFAIGVLLDATGGSYRVAFSSVFVLQALGITQILRLRARTARRERERLVASRVEAVHVPV, encoded by the coding sequence GTGAGCTCCCCCGCCTCCCCCCACCCCGCCCCGCCGCCCGCCGTGCCCCCGGCCGACCCGCCCGGCGGCCGCCGGGCCGTCCTCGTCTGGGGCGTCGGCGTCTGCGTGTACCTGGTCGCCGTCGTCTTCCGCACGTCCCTGGGCGTGGCCGGGCTCGACGCCGCCGACCGCTTCCACGTCAACGCCTCCGCGCTGTCCGCGTTCTCCATCCTCCAGCTGCTGGTCTACGCCGGCATGCAGATACCCGTCGGCCTCATGGTCGACCGGCTCGGCACCCGCCGGGTGCTGACCCTCGGCATCGTGCTGTTCACCGCCGGGCAGCTCGGCTTCGCGCTCTCCCCGTCCTACGGGATGGCCCTCGCCGCCCGCGCGCTGCTCGGCTGCGGCGACGCCATGACCTTCATCGCCGTGCTGCGCCTCGGCAGCCGCTGGTTCCCCGCCCGCCGGGGCCCGCTGGTCGTGCAGGTCGCGGGGCTCTTCGGTGTCATCGGCAACCTCCTGTCGACGATCGTCCTCGCCCGCGTGCTGGAGGACTGGGGCTGGACGGCCACCTTCGCCGGCAGCGCCGGGGCCGGCGTGGTCGTCCTCGCCCTCGTCCTCGCCTTCCTGAAGGACCACCCCGAGGGCGCCGCCCCGGCTCCGGTCCCGCACGCCGGGGCCGCGTACGTACGGCACCAGATCGCCACCGCCTGGCGGGAGCCGGGCACCCGGCTCGGCCTGTGGGTGCACTTCACGACGCAGTTCCCCGCCATGGTCTTCCTGCTGCTGTGGGGGATGCCGTTCCTGGTCGAGGCCCAGGGCCTCTCGCGGGGGCGGGCCGGTGAACTGCTCACCGTGGTGGTGCTCTCCAACATGGTGGTGAGCCTGGTGTACGGCCAGCTCATCGCCCGGCACCACCGGGCCCGCGCGCCCCTGGCGCTCGGCACCATAGCCGCCACGGCCTTCGTATGGGCGGCCACCGTCGCCCACCCGGGAGCCCACGCGCCGATGTGGCTGCTGGTCACCCTCTGCCTGGTCCTCGGCGCGTGCGGCCCCGCCTCGATGATCGGCTTCGACTTCGCCCGGCCCGCCAACCCGCCGGAGCGGCAGGGCACCGCCTCGGGCATCGTCAACATCGGCGGGTTCACCGCGTCGATGACGACGCTGTTCGCGATCGGCGTCCTGCTGGACGCCACGGGAGGCAGCTACCGGGTGGCGTTCTCCTCGGTCTTCGTCCTCCAGGCGCTGGGCATCACGCAGATCCTGCGCCTGCGCGCCCGCACCGCGCGGCGCGAACGCGAACGGCTCGTGGCGAGCCGCGTGGAGGCGGTCCACGTCCCGGTGTGA
- a CDS encoding phosphotransferase, giving the protein MTVPPTVPDVPHVPAPRRGAPPAPPVSALLRRYPPHGEPLTCVPVTQGLLNRGYRLTTTRGTYFLKQHLDAPTSDRATITRQHRATQRLHDLGVPVAPPLPDAEGRTVALLGGHCYALHPWVEGRHRDGAQLTEAGSRRLGTLLGFVHTCLERVMGATRAHPAGRDYGSADPEDTLRLIDELLALARARHDRAAFDELAEHRLTERRRLLAEHAHRRPAPATPATGGWVHGDFHPLNLLYRGAEPAAIVDWDRLGVQPRAEEAVRAAMIFYVQPTGRLDLAKVRAYARAYRRAAGVDAAELAAAVHRVWWERLNDFWILRWRYQLHDSRADPQFPAVSALAVWWTREYEAVRDAFTG; this is encoded by the coding sequence GTGACGGTCCCGCCCACCGTCCCCGACGTGCCCCACGTCCCCGCCCCCCGCCGCGGTGCGCCCCCCGCACCCCCCGTGAGCGCCCTCCTGCGCCGCTACCCACCGCACGGCGAGCCGCTCACCTGCGTACCGGTCACCCAGGGCCTGCTGAACCGGGGCTACCGCCTCACCACCACGCGCGGCACGTACTTCCTCAAACAACACCTGGACGCCCCCACCTCCGACCGCGCGACCATCACCCGCCAGCACCGGGCCACCCAGCGCCTGCACGACCTCGGCGTGCCCGTCGCCCCGCCGCTCCCGGACGCGGAGGGACGCACGGTCGCCCTCCTCGGCGGCCACTGCTACGCCCTGCACCCGTGGGTGGAGGGCCGCCACCGGGACGGCGCCCAGCTGACGGAGGCCGGCTCCCGGCGCCTCGGCACGCTCCTCGGGTTCGTCCACACGTGTCTGGAGCGCGTCATGGGGGCCACCCGCGCCCACCCCGCGGGCCGCGACTACGGCAGCGCCGACCCGGAGGACACGCTCCGGCTCATCGACGAGCTGCTGGCCCTGGCGAGGGCCCGCCATGACCGGGCCGCCTTCGACGAGCTGGCCGAGCACCGGCTGACGGAGCGGCGCCGGCTGCTGGCGGAGCACGCCCACCGCCGCCCGGCCCCCGCGACGCCCGCGACGGGCGGCTGGGTCCACGGCGACTTCCACCCGCTGAACCTGCTGTACCGGGGCGCCGAACCCGCCGCGATCGTCGACTGGGACCGGCTGGGCGTGCAGCCCCGGGCGGAGGAGGCCGTCCGGGCCGCGATGATCTTCTACGTCCAGCCGACCGGCCGGCTGGACCTGGCGAAGGTGCGGGCCTACGCGCGCGCGTACCGCCGCGCCGCCGGGGTGGACGCGGCCGAGCTGGCGGCCGCGGTGCACCGCGTGTGGTGGGAGCGGCTCAACGACTTCTGGATACTGCGCTGGCGCTACCAGCTGCACGACAGCAGGGCCGACCCGCAGTTCCCCGCGGTGTCGGCCCTGGCGGTGTGGTGGACCCGCGAGTACGAGGCGGTGCGCGACGCCTTCACGGGCTGA
- a CDS encoding dihydrolipoamide acetyltransferase family protein: MPDVGEGLTEAEILKWYVKPGDTVSDGQVVCEVETAKAAVELPIPFDGLVHELRFPEGTTVDVGEVIISVNTAADGAPPQAPAAAQEAPAPAPAAPAPAPVPAVEEEAEPQVRQPVLVGYGVAASSTKRRPRQQAAATGAAPIAQAAVQGELNGHAPAPVAPVPQARPLAKPPVRKLAKDLGVDLATVVPTGPDGIVTREDVHKAAAPVEVPAAVPSQAPAPAAPAAAESRPAASAPAAEPVAPGVRETRVPIKGVRKATAQAMVGSAFTAPHVTEFVTVDVTRTMRLVEELKADRDMAGLRVNPLLLVARALLVAIRRNPEVNASWDEAAQEIVVKHYVNLGIAAATPRGLIVPNIKDAHAKTLPELASALGELVATAREGRTTPAAMQGGTVTITNVGVFGVDTGTPILNPGESAILAVGAIKLQPWVHKGKVKPRHVTTLALSFDHRLVDGELGSKVLADVAAVLEQPKRLITWA, translated from the coding sequence ATGCCGGACGTCGGTGAGGGTCTCACCGAGGCCGAGATCCTCAAGTGGTACGTCAAGCCCGGCGACACCGTCAGCGACGGCCAGGTCGTCTGCGAGGTGGAGACGGCGAAGGCGGCGGTGGAGCTGCCGATCCCGTTCGACGGCCTCGTGCACGAGCTGCGCTTCCCCGAGGGGACGACCGTCGACGTCGGCGAAGTGATCATTTCGGTGAACACGGCCGCCGACGGGGCGCCGCCGCAGGCGCCCGCCGCCGCGCAGGAGGCCCCCGCCCCGGCGCCCGCCGCACCCGCGCCCGCGCCGGTGCCGGCCGTCGAGGAGGAGGCCGAGCCGCAGGTCCGGCAGCCGGTCCTCGTCGGCTACGGCGTGGCCGCGTCGTCCACCAAGCGGCGCCCGCGCCAGCAGGCCGCCGCCACCGGCGCCGCGCCCATCGCGCAGGCGGCGGTCCAGGGCGAGCTGAACGGCCACGCCCCGGCGCCCGTCGCACCGGTGCCGCAGGCCCGGCCGCTGGCCAAGCCGCCCGTGCGGAAGCTGGCCAAGGACCTCGGCGTCGACCTGGCGACCGTCGTCCCGACCGGCCCCGACGGGATCGTCACCCGCGAGGACGTGCACAAGGCGGCCGCTCCCGTCGAGGTCCCCGCGGCCGTACCCTCGCAGGCGCCGGCGCCCGCCGCCCCCGCGGCGGCGGAGTCCCGGCCCGCGGCGTCCGCCCCGGCGGCGGAGCCCGTCGCGCCCGGCGTCCGGGAGACCCGCGTGCCGATCAAGGGCGTGCGGAAGGCCACGGCGCAGGCCATGGTCGGGTCGGCGTTCACCGCGCCGCACGTCACCGAGTTCGTCACGGTCGACGTCACCCGCACCATGCGGCTCGTCGAGGAGCTGAAGGCGGACCGGGACATGGCGGGGCTGCGGGTCAACCCGCTGCTGCTCGTCGCCCGGGCCCTGCTCGTCGCGATCCGGCGCAACCCCGAGGTCAACGCCTCCTGGGACGAGGCCGCGCAGGAGATCGTGGTCAAGCACTACGTCAACCTGGGCATCGCCGCCGCCACCCCGCGCGGTCTGATCGTGCCGAACATCAAGGACGCGCACGCCAAGACCCTCCCCGAACTGGCTTCCGCCCTCGGTGAGCTGGTCGCCACGGCCCGCGAGGGCCGGACCACGCCGGCGGCCATGCAGGGCGGCACGGTGACGATCACCAACGTCGGCGTCTTCGGCGTCGACACCGGCACGCCGATCCTCAACCCCGGCGAGTCGGCGATCCTCGCCGTCGGTGCGATCAAGCTCCAGCCGTGGGTCCACAAGGGCAAGGTCAAGCCGCGTCACGTCACCACGCTGGCGCTCTCCTTCGACCACCGACTGGTCGACGGCGAGCTCGGCTCGAAGGTGCTGGCCGACGTCGCGGCGGTACTGGAGCAGCCGAAGCGCCTCATCACCTGGGCGTGA
- a CDS encoding GntR family transcriptional regulator produces the protein MPSATPAPPSPPAAERVYAHVKQAVLDRRFEGGTLLTEGELAQAVGVSRTPVREALLKLEMEGLLKLYPKKGALVLAVSAQEIADVVETRLLVEEFAVRRAVPLSAPLRERLEELLDEQRRHAHDGGLRAVAVADRCFHAEIVRHAGNQILSKLYDQLRDRQLRMGVAVMEAHPDRIAKNIAEHAEILAALRDGDAERAARCVHAHVSRVKVLVRGEDR, from the coding sequence ATGCCGTCCGCCACTCCCGCTCCCCCTTCGCCGCCCGCCGCCGAACGCGTCTACGCCCACGTCAAGCAGGCGGTCCTCGACCGCCGCTTCGAGGGCGGCACGCTCCTCACCGAAGGGGAGCTGGCCCAGGCCGTCGGCGTCTCCCGCACCCCGGTGCGCGAGGCCCTGCTGAAGCTGGAGATGGAAGGGCTGCTGAAGCTCTACCCCAAGAAGGGCGCCCTCGTCCTCGCCGTCTCCGCCCAGGAGATCGCCGACGTCGTCGAGACCCGCCTCCTCGTCGAGGAGTTCGCCGTCCGCCGCGCCGTACCGCTGTCCGCGCCGCTCCGGGAGCGGCTGGAGGAACTGCTGGACGAGCAGCGGCGGCACGCGCACGACGGCGGCCTGCGCGCGGTCGCCGTCGCGGACCGCTGCTTCCACGCCGAGATCGTGCGCCACGCCGGCAACCAGATCCTCTCCAAGCTCTACGACCAGCTCCGCGACCGGCAGTTGCGCATGGGCGTCGCCGTCATGGAGGCCCACCCCGACCGCATCGCGAAGAACATCGCCGAGCACGCCGAGATCCTGGCGGCCCTGCGCGACGGCGACGCCGAGCGCGCGGCGCGGTGCGTGCACGCCCACGTCAGCCGCGTGAAGGTACTGGTCCGGGGTGAGGACCGGTGA